The Streptomyces nitrosporeus genome includes a window with the following:
- the ftsW gene encoding putative lipid II flippase FtsW has product MPADESPAARGAERPCATAAFRRALTPRPLARPAAALYAGHDAHLLLRSRPATGTRRPPGPRGGGRRPEAPSRPPRGAALRRLHERARRAWDRPLTAYYLILGAGLLITVLGLVMVYSASMIKALELDKPSTYFFRKQFLAAVIGAGLLLLASKMPVKLHRAFAYPLLLATVFLMVLVQVPGIGMAVNGNQNWIYLGGPFQLQPSEFGKLALILWGADLMARKQDKRLLGQWKHLLVPLVPVAFMLLGLIMLGGDMGTAIILTAILFGLLWLAGAPTRLFAGVLAFAAAIAFLLIRTSPNRMSRLACMGVSEPDENGGCWQAVHGIYALASGGWFGSGLGASVEKWGQLPEPHTDFIFAITGEELGLAGTLSVLALFAALGYAGIRVAGRTEDPFVRYAAGGVTTWITAQAVINIGAVLGLLPIAGVPLPLFSYGGSALLPTMFAVGLMIAFARQDPAAKAALATRRPGVRWKTMRRRVMKRPSGER; this is encoded by the coding sequence ATGCCGGCAGACGAGAGCCCAGCCGCGCGCGGAGCGGAACGCCCGTGCGCGACCGCGGCGTTCCGCCGGGCGCTCACCCCGCGCCCGCTCGCCCGCCCGGCCGCCGCGCTGTACGCGGGCCACGACGCGCACCTCCTCCTGCGCAGCCGCCCCGCCACCGGCACCCGGCGGCCCCCCGGCCCCCGCGGCGGCGGCAGGCGCCCAGAGGCGCCCTCCCGGCCCCCGCGGGGCGCCGCGCTGAGACGGCTCCACGAGCGGGCCCGCCGGGCCTGGGACCGCCCCCTGACCGCGTACTACCTGATCCTCGGGGCCGGTCTGCTGATCACGGTCCTCGGCCTCGTGATGGTCTACTCGGCCTCCATGATCAAGGCGCTGGAACTCGACAAACCCAGCACCTACTTCTTCCGCAAGCAGTTCCTCGCCGCGGTCATCGGCGCCGGTCTGCTGCTGCTGGCCTCGAAGATGCCCGTGAAGCTGCACCGGGCGTTCGCCTACCCGCTGCTCCTGGCCACCGTCTTCCTGATGGTCCTGGTCCAGGTGCCGGGGATAGGGATGGCGGTCAACGGCAACCAGAACTGGATCTACCTCGGCGGCCCCTTCCAGCTCCAGCCCAGCGAGTTCGGCAAGCTGGCCCTCATCCTGTGGGGCGCCGACCTGATGGCCCGTAAACAGGACAAACGGCTGCTGGGGCAGTGGAAGCACCTGCTGGTGCCGCTCGTCCCGGTCGCCTTCATGCTCCTCGGGCTCATCATGCTCGGCGGCGACATGGGGACCGCGATCATCCTCACCGCGATCCTGTTCGGCCTGCTCTGGCTGGCCGGGGCCCCCACCCGGCTCTTCGCCGGGGTGCTCGCCTTCGCGGCGGCCATCGCCTTCCTGCTGATCAGGACGAGCCCCAACCGGATGTCCCGGCTGGCCTGCATGGGCGTCAGCGAACCCGACGAGAACGGCGGATGCTGGCAGGCGGTCCACGGGATCTACGCGCTGGCGTCCGGCGGGTGGTTCGGATCCGGACTCGGTGCCAGTGTGGAAAAATGGGGTCAACTGCCCGAACCGCACACCGACTTCATCTTCGCCATCACCGGGGAGGAACTGGGTCTGGCGGGGACGCTGTCGGTACTCGCCCTGTTCGCGGCTCTAGGCTATGCGGGTATCCGCGTGGCCGGACGCACGGAGGACCCCTTCGTGAGGTACGCAGCGGGAGGCGTGACCACCTGGATCACGGCGCAGGCCGTGATCAACATCGGTGCGGTGCTCGGCCTGTTGCCGATCGCCGGAGTCCCGCTGCCGCTGTTCTCCTACGGGGGCTCGGCCCTGCTGCCGACCATGTTCGCCGTCGGACTCATGATCGCCTTCGCGCGGCAGGATCCGGCGGCGAAAGCGGCCCTGGCCACGCGGAGGCCCGGGGTCAGATGGAAGACGATGAGACGGCGCGTCATGAAGCGTCCGTCCGGAGAGCGGTGA
- the murG gene encoding undecaprenyldiphospho-muramoylpentapeptide beta-N-acetylglucosaminyltransferase: MHVVLAGGGTAGHIEPALALADALRRQDPTVGITALGTERGLETRLVPERGYELALIPAVPLPRKPTPELITVPGRLRGTIKAAEQVLERTGADCVVGFGGYVALPGYLAAKRAGVPIVVHEANARPGLANKIGSRYAHAVAVSTPDSKLRGARYIGIPLRRTIATLDRARVRPEARAAFGLDPNLPTLLVSGGSQGARHLNEVVQRVAPLLQRSGIQILHVVGPKNELPRIDNMPGMPPYIPVPYVDRMDLAYAAADMMLCRAGAMTVAELSAVGLPAAYVPLPIGNGEQRLNAQPVVNAGGGLLVDDAALTPEWVQGNVLPVLSDPHRLYEMSRAAAEFGRRDADDLLVGMVYEAIAARRQA; encoded by the coding sequence GTGCATGTCGTACTCGCCGGCGGGGGGACCGCCGGCCACATCGAGCCCGCGCTTGCCCTCGCAGACGCCCTGCGCAGGCAGGACCCGACCGTGGGTATCACCGCCCTCGGCACGGAACGCGGACTCGAGACCAGGCTCGTACCCGAGCGGGGGTACGAACTGGCGCTGATCCCCGCCGTACCGCTGCCGCGCAAGCCCACACCCGAGCTGATCACCGTGCCGGGACGGCTGCGCGGCACCATCAAGGCCGCCGAGCAGGTCCTGGAGCGCACCGGGGCGGACTGCGTGGTCGGCTTCGGCGGCTACGTCGCCCTCCCCGGCTACCTCGCCGCCAAGCGCGCGGGTGTGCCGATCGTCGTCCACGAGGCCAACGCCCGCCCGGGCCTGGCCAACAAGATCGGCTCCCGCTACGCCCACGCCGTCGCCGTCTCCACCCCCGACAGCAAACTGCGCGGCGCCCGCTACATCGGCATCCCGCTGCGCCGCACCATCGCCACCCTCGACCGCGCCCGGGTGCGGCCGGAGGCCCGCGCCGCCTTCGGGCTCGACCCCAACCTGCCGACCCTGCTGGTCTCCGGCGGTTCGCAGGGCGCCCGGCACCTCAACGAGGTGGTCCAGCGGGTCGCGCCGCTGCTCCAGCGGTCCGGGATCCAGATCCTGCACGTGGTCGGCCCCAAGAACGAACTGCCGCGCATCGACAACATGCCCGGGATGCCGCCCTACATCCCGGTACCGTACGTGGACCGGATGGATCTGGCGTACGCCGCGGCCGACATGATGCTCTGCCGCGCGGGCGCGATGACCGTCGCCGAGCTCTCCGCCGTCGGGCTGCCCGCCGCCTACGTCCCGCTGCCCATCGGCAACGGCGAACAGCGGCTCAACGCCCAGCCGGTGGTGAACGCCGGCGGCGGCCTGCTGGTGGACGACGCGGCGCTCACCCCCGAGTGGGTGCAGGGCAACGTCCTGCCGGTGCTGTCGGACCCGCACCGGCTGTACGAGATGTCCCGCGCAGCCGCGGAGTTCGGCCGCCGGGACGCCGACGACCTGCTCGTCGGCATGGTGTACGAGGCGATTGCCGCACGCCGCCAGGCGTGA
- a CDS encoding cell division protein FtsQ/DivIB, translating into MAGPTTAQRGAAHLADTPAGPPGTSSGGRRLSGRVRLLFAGAAVLLVAAAAVWTLYGSSWFRVEQVTVTGTDVLTPAEVEAAAAVPVGDPLLSVDTGAVEARLARELPRVDSVDVVRSWPDGIGLEVTERKPVLVLEKGAKFIEVDAGGVRFATVGRRPAHVPLLELEPERSPSLRRYGAERLLREAVRIAGDLPAGVAGETKAVRMTSYDSVVLELTRDRTVLWGSGEQGPVKARVLTALMKSSPKAGHFDVSAPSAPAVSKS; encoded by the coding sequence GTGGCCGGACCGACGACCGCCCAGCGCGGAGCAGCCCACCTGGCCGACACCCCGGCGGGACCGCCGGGGACTTCTTCCGGCGGGCGCCGGCTGAGCGGCCGCGTGCGGCTGCTCTTTGCCGGGGCCGCGGTGCTCCTGGTGGCCGCGGCCGCCGTCTGGACCCTGTACGGCTCGTCCTGGTTCCGGGTCGAACAAGTGACCGTCACCGGAACCGATGTGCTGACCCCGGCCGAGGTGGAGGCCGCCGCGGCGGTCCCGGTGGGAGACCCGCTGCTGTCCGTGGACACCGGCGCAGTCGAGGCGCGGCTGGCCCGCGAGCTGCCCCGGGTGGACTCGGTGGACGTCGTGCGGTCGTGGCCGGACGGCATCGGCCTCGAAGTGACCGAGCGGAAGCCGGTGCTGGTGCTGGAGAAGGGCGCGAAGTTCATCGAGGTGGACGCGGGAGGCGTGCGTTTCGCGACAGTGGGCAGGAGGCCCGCACACGTCCCGTTGCTGGAACTGGAACCGGAACGGTCACCGAGTCTGCGTCGTTACGGCGCGGAACGGCTGCTCCGGGAAGCGGTCCGGATCGCGGGAGACCTTCCGGCCGGGGTGGCCGGGGAGACGAAGGCGGTGCGGATGACCTCGTACGATTCCGTTGTCCTGGAACTGACCCGGGACCGGACGGTGCTCTGGGGCAGTGGTGAACAAGGGCCTGTGAAAGCACGTGTTCTCACTGCTCTCATGAAATCGTCACCCAAAGCGGGACACTTCGATGTGAGTGCCCCCAGCGCCCCTGCGGTGTCGAAGAGTTGA
- the ftsZ gene encoding cell division protein FtsZ → MAAPQNYLAVIKVIGVGGGGVNAINRMIEVGLKGVEFIAINTDAQALLMSDADVKLDVGRELTRGLGAGANPAVGRKAAEDHREEIEEVLKGADMVFVTAGEGGGTGTGGAPVVANIARSLGTLTIGVVTRPFTFEGRRRANQAEDGIAELREEVDTLIVIPNDRLLSISDRQVSVLDAFKSADQVLLSGVQGITDLITTPGLINLDFADVKSVMSEAGSALMGIGSARGDDRAVAAAEMAISSPLLEASIDGARGVLLSISGGSDLGLFEINEAAQLVSEAAHPEANIIFGAVIDDALGDEVRVTVIAAGFDGGQPPARRENVLGASTGKREEQAPARAPEPVRPASTLGSVPAREEPQQVPAEQPAPVANETSLPPVAPAHVPTARPYQDTQAEELDVPDFLK, encoded by the coding sequence GTGGCAGCACCGCAGAACTACCTCGCAGTCATCAAGGTCATCGGTGTCGGCGGCGGTGGTGTCAATGCCATCAACCGAATGATCGAGGTCGGCCTCAAGGGCGTCGAGTTCATCGCGATCAACACCGATGCGCAGGCACTGCTGATGAGCGACGCCGACGTCAAGCTGGACGTCGGCCGTGAACTCACCCGTGGCCTCGGAGCCGGGGCGAACCCCGCCGTCGGCCGGAAGGCGGCGGAGGACCACCGTGAGGAGATCGAGGAGGTCCTCAAGGGGGCCGACATGGTCTTCGTCACCGCCGGCGAAGGCGGCGGCACCGGCACCGGCGGCGCCCCCGTCGTGGCCAACATCGCCCGCTCGCTGGGCACCCTGACGATCGGTGTGGTCACCCGCCCGTTCACTTTCGAGGGCCGGCGCCGGGCGAACCAGGCGGAGGACGGCATCGCCGAACTCCGCGAAGAGGTCGACACCCTCATCGTCATCCCCAACGACCGGCTGCTCTCCATCTCGGACCGCCAGGTCAGCGTGCTCGACGCCTTCAAGTCGGCCGACCAGGTGCTGCTCTCGGGTGTCCAGGGCATCACCGACCTGATCACCACCCCCGGCCTGATCAACCTCGACTTCGCCGACGTCAAGTCGGTCATGTCCGAGGCCGGTTCCGCCCTCATGGGCATCGGCTCGGCCCGGGGCGACGACCGCGCGGTGGCCGCGGCGGAGATGGCGATCTCCTCGCCGCTCCTGGAGGCGTCCATCGACGGCGCCCGCGGTGTCCTGCTCTCCATCTCCGGCGGCAGCGACCTCGGTCTCTTCGAGATCAACGAGGCGGCGCAGCTGGTGAGCGAGGCGGCCCACCCGGAGGCCAACATCATCTTCGGCGCGGTCATCGACGACGCCCTCGGCGACGAGGTGCGTGTCACCGTGATCGCGGCCGGTTTCGACGGCGGCCAGCCGCCCGCCCGCCGCGAGAACGTCCTCGGGGCGAGCACCGGCAAGCGGGAGGAGCAGGCCCCGGCCCGCGCCCCCGAGCCGGTGCGTCCGGCGAGCACGCTCGGTTCCGTGCCCGCGCGCGAGGAGCCCCAGCAGGTCCCGGCCGAGCAGCCGGCGCCGGTGGCGAACGAGACCTCGCTGCCCCCGGTCGCCCCGGCGCACGTCCCGACGGCCCGTCCCTACCAGGACACCCAGGCCGAAGAGCTGGACGTACCGGACTTCTTGAAGTGA
- the pgeF gene encoding peptidoglycan editing factor PgeF, which produces MASTGGAHFAFTDRWGGVSAAPYEQLNLGGAVGDDPAAVLANRTLAARGLGLDPERVVWMNQVHGRDVAVVDAPWDGASRIPAVDAVVTARRGLALAVLTADCTPVLLADPVAGVAAAAHAGRPGLVAGVVPAAVEAMAALGAEPSRIVAHTGPAVCGRCYEVPEDMRAEVAGAVPASWSTTGWGTPAVDVTAGVHAQLEALGVGERHRSPVCTRESGDHYSYRRDRTTGRLAGYVWLDG; this is translated from the coding sequence GTGGCTTCGACGGGCGGCGCGCACTTCGCCTTCACCGACAGGTGGGGCGGGGTGAGCGCCGCTCCGTACGAGCAGCTCAACCTCGGCGGCGCGGTCGGTGACGACCCCGCCGCCGTCCTCGCGAACCGCACCCTCGCCGCACGGGGCCTCGGCCTCGACCCGGAGCGGGTCGTCTGGATGAACCAGGTGCACGGCCGCGACGTCGCCGTGGTCGACGCCCCGTGGGACGGGGCGTCCCGGATCCCCGCGGTGGACGCGGTGGTGACGGCCCGCCGCGGACTGGCGCTGGCGGTGCTCACCGCCGACTGCACCCCCGTCCTGCTCGCCGACCCGGTGGCGGGCGTGGCCGCGGCGGCCCACGCGGGCAGGCCCGGTCTGGTCGCGGGCGTCGTGCCGGCGGCCGTCGAGGCGATGGCCGCGCTGGGCGCGGAGCCGTCGAGGATCGTCGCGCACACCGGGCCGGCGGTCTGCGGCCGGTGCTACGAGGTGCCCGAGGACATGCGCGCCGAGGTGGCCGGGGCCGTTCCTGCGTCCTGGTCGACCACGGGCTGGGGCACCCCCGCCGTGGACGTCACCGCCGGGGTCCACGCGCAGCTCGAAGCCCTCGGGGTGGGCGAACGGCACCGTTCGCCGGTCTGCACACGGGAATCCGGTGACCACTACTCGTACCGCCGCGACCGCACCACGGGGCGGCTCGCCGGTTATGTCTGGCTGGACGGATAG
- a CDS encoding YggS family pyridoxal phosphate-dependent enzyme — protein sequence MTDRKDQLAANLARVEERIAAACAAAGREREEVTLVVVTKTYPASDVRILHGLGVRHVAENRDQDAAPKAEACADLSLTWHFVGQLQTNKVRSVVGYADVVQSVDRVRLVTALSAAAVRNGRELGCLLQVALDAESGERGDRGGVAPDGVGELAAAVEAAPGLRLDGLMTVAPLSGVYAGRQREAFDRLVEISSRLRGNHPAANMVSAGMSGDLEDAVAAGATHVRIGTAVLGDRPRLG from the coding sequence ATGACGGATCGTAAGGACCAACTCGCGGCGAACCTGGCACGGGTGGAGGAGCGCATCGCCGCCGCCTGCGCCGCGGCCGGCCGTGAGCGGGAGGAGGTGACCCTCGTCGTGGTCACCAAGACCTACCCCGCGAGCGATGTGCGGATCCTGCACGGACTCGGTGTGCGTCATGTCGCCGAGAACCGTGACCAGGACGCGGCCCCCAAGGCCGAGGCGTGTGCGGATCTGTCGCTCACCTGGCACTTTGTCGGACAGCTGCAGACCAATAAGGTGCGTTCCGTGGTCGGTTATGCCGATGTGGTGCAGTCGGTGGACCGGGTCAGGCTGGTCACCGCGCTCTCGGCGGCGGCGGTGAGGAACGGGCGGGAACTCGGCTGCCTCCTGCAGGTGGCACTCGACGCGGAGAGCGGCGAACGCGGTGACCGCGGAGGCGTCGCGCCGGACGGCGTCGGGGAACTGGCGGCCGCGGTGGAGGCCGCGCCCGGACTCCGGCTCGACGGGCTGATGACCGTCGCCCCGCTCTCCGGGGTGTACGCGGGCCGTCAACGCGAGGCGTTCGACCGGCTGGTGGAAATCTCATCCCGCCTGCGCGGGAACCATCCGGCTGCCAACATGGTCTCCGCGGGAATGAGCGGGGATCTGGAGGACGCGGTGGCGGCCGGAGCGACACATGTACGCATCGGTACGGCGGTGCTCGGAGACCGACCCCGGCTCGGGTAA
- a CDS encoding cell division protein SepF translates to MAGAMRKMAVYLGLVEDDGYDGPGFDPDDEFEPEPEPERDRRRHQPAHQVEREREREEPVRAVTPPAPREPVQLPADSPRPARIAPVASITPDRPNLEKNAPVIMPKVVSEREPYRITTLHPRTYNEARTIGEHFREGTPVIMNLTEMDDTDAKRLVDFAAGLVFGLHGSIERVTQKVFLLSPANVDVTAEDKARIAEGGFFNQS, encoded by the coding sequence ATGGCCGGCGCGATGCGCAAGATGGCGGTCTACCTCGGCCTCGTGGAGGACGATGGGTACGACGGTCCGGGGTTCGACCCCGACGACGAATTCGAACCCGAGCCGGAGCCCGAGCGGGACCGGCGGCGGCATCAGCCCGCACACCAGGTGGAGCGGGAGCGCGAGCGTGAGGAACCGGTACGCGCGGTGACGCCGCCCGCCCCGCGCGAGCCGGTTCAGCTACCGGCGGACAGCCCGCGACCCGCCCGGATCGCACCCGTGGCATCCATCACACCTGACCGCCCGAACCTGGAGAAGAACGCACCGGTGATCATGCCCAAGGTCGTGTCCGAGCGGGAGCCCTACCGCATCACCACGCTGCACCCCCGTACCTACAACGAGGCCCGTACCATCGGGGAACACTTCCGCGAGGGCACTCCGGTGATCATGAATCTCACCGAGATGGACGACACCGACGCGAAGCGACTTGTCGACTTTGCCGCGGGACTCGTCTTCGGTCTCCATGGCAGCATTGAGCGAGTGACGCAGAAGGTGTTCCTGTTGTCGCCTGCTAACGTCGATGTCACGGCGGAGGACAAGGCCCGTATCGCAGAGGGCGGGTTCTTCAACCAGAGCTGA
- a CDS encoding YggT family protein — MGVALDVVYIALMCFLIVLIFRLVMDYVFQFARSWQPGKAMVVVLEGTYTVTDPPLKLLRRFIPPLRLGGVALDLSFFVLMIIVYILLSIVGKLASSV, encoded by the coding sequence ATGGGCGTCGCACTGGATGTGGTCTATATCGCGCTGATGTGTTTCCTCATCGTGCTGATCTTCCGGCTGGTCATGGACTATGTCTTCCAGTTCGCACGTTCATGGCAGCCAGGCAAGGCGATGGTGGTCGTTCTGGAGGGCACTTACACTGTCACCGATCCACCGCTGAAGCTTCTGCGGCGGTTCATACCGCCGTTGCGTCTCGGGGGCGTGGCACTTGACCTGTCCTTCTTCGTTCTGATGATCATCGTCTACATTCTGCTCAGCATCGTGGGCAAGCTAGCGAGCAGCGTGTGA
- a CDS encoding DivIVA domain-containing protein: MPLTPEDVRNKQFTTVRLREGYDEDEVDAFLDEVEAELTRLLRENEDLRAKLAAATRAAAQNQQQGMRKPPEPQDRPGAPVPAAISGPPVQQQPPQMGPPQLPGGAPQLPAGPSGHGPQGGHGPGPQGPHGPGPMQGGPMGGPMGGHGPQQMQPPQMQQQMQPPQMQQPGQGPGGDSAARVLSLAQQTADQAIAEARSEANKIVGEARSRAEGLERDARAKADALERDAQEKHRVAMGSLESARATLERKVEDLRGFEREYRTRLKSYLESQLRQLETQADDSLAPPRTPAAASLPPSPSLAPAGAGAMGHGMGGGNHGNPPMGAGNQSMGGAPSYGGQQQMSPAMTQPMAPVRPQAPQPMQQAPSPMRGFLIDEDDN, from the coding sequence ATGCCGTTGACCCCCGAGGACGTGCGGAACAAGCAGTTCACGACCGTCCGCCTCCGAGAAGGCTATGACGAGGACGAGGTCGATGCCTTTCTCGACGAGGTCGAAGCGGAACTGACCCGTCTGCTCCGTGAGAACGAGGACCTGCGGGCCAAGCTGGCCGCCGCCACGCGCGCGGCCGCACAGAACCAACAGCAGGGTATGCGTAAACCTCCGGAGCCGCAGGACCGGCCGGGGGCCCCGGTGCCCGCCGCCATATCGGGCCCGCCGGTGCAGCAGCAGCCCCCGCAGATGGGTCCCCCCCAGCTGCCCGGTGGAGCTCCGCAGCTGCCCGCCGGCCCCAGCGGCCACGGCCCCCAGGGCGGCCACGGCCCCGGTCCGCAGGGCCCGCACGGCCCCGGCCCCATGCAGGGCGGCCCCATGGGCGGTCCGATGGGCGGTCACGGCCCGCAGCAGATGCAGCCGCCGCAGATGCAGCAGCAGATGCAGCCGCCGCAGATGCAGCAGCCCGGCCAGGGCCCCGGCGGCGACAGCGCCGCCCGTGTCCTGTCCCTGGCCCAGCAGACCGCCGACCAGGCGATCGCGGAGGCCCGTTCCGAGGCCAACAAGATCGTCGGTGAGGCGCGCAGCCGTGCCGAGGGCCTGGAGCGCGACGCGCGGGCCAAGGCGGACGCGCTGGAGCGGGACGCGCAGGAGAAGCACCGTGTGGCGATGGGCTCGCTGGAGTCGGCCCGCGCGACGCTGGAGCGCAAGGTCGAGGACCTGCGCGGCTTCGAGCGCGAGTACCGGACCCGTCTGAAGTCCTACCTGGAGAGCCAGCTGCGCCAGCTGGAGACCCAGGCCGACGACTCGCTGGCCCCGCCGCGGACCCCCGCGGCCGCCTCGCTGCCGCCGTCGCCCTCGCTGGCTCCGGCCGGTGCGGGTGCCATGGGGCACGGCATGGGCGGCGGCAACCACGGCAACCCGCCGATGGGCGCCGGGAACCAGTCGATGGGCGGTGCGCCGTCGTACGGCGGGCAGCAGCAGATGTCGCCCGCGATGACGCAGCCGATGGCACCGGTGCGGCCGCAGGCGCCGCAGCCGATGCAGCAGGCGCCGTCGCCGATGCGCGGCTTCCTCATCGACGAGGACGACAACTGA